In one Lachnospiraceae bacterium GAM79 genomic region, the following are encoded:
- a CDS encoding ABC transporter permease produces MLKMLKYEFRRGIFPLLIVGIVIAAIELYFLIGTLTEHANHSVIAIALLILAAFCCYLFVLIYGIISYSQDLKNKSGYLVFMAPISSYKVIGAKLLSILLTGAIIVAVIFGLLTLDLSLAYSTYDSIDSFYDFLSNILEMGGYSLGGVILRLLAFILVFLIQFFMTITLAYLAVSVCSTILQTKKIKGFISFVLFIVFYVILSVIASKIPHLSNPGPDATFMEAMYAMIPQIALYFVVMVASYIGSSVLLEKKISL; encoded by the coding sequence ATGTTAAAAATGTTAAAATATGAATTTCGCCGTGGAATCTTTCCACTTCTGATCGTAGGGATCGTCATAGCTGCCATTGAGCTTTACTTTCTCATTGGTACGTTAACCGAACATGCAAATCACTCTGTTATTGCTATTGCCCTGCTTATTCTCGCGGCTTTCTGCTGTTACCTGTTTGTATTGATCTACGGCATAATCAGTTACAGTCAGGATCTGAAAAACAAATCGGGATATCTGGTCTTTATGGCTCCTATATCCAGCTATAAAGTAATCGGCGCCAAACTGTTATCCATCCTGCTGACAGGTGCAATAATCGTTGCTGTTATATTCGGATTACTGACCTTAGATCTCAGCCTGGCATACTCCACATATGACTCCATTGATTCTTTTTATGATTTTCTAAGCAATATTCTTGAAATGGGGGGATATTCCCTGGGCGGCGTTATCTTAAGATTACTGGCATTTATCCTCGTATTCCTGATCCAGTTCTTTATGACGATCACACTTGCCTACCTTGCGGTATCGGTATGCTCCACCATTCTTCAGACAAAGAAAATTAAAGGTTTTATCAGTTTCGTACTGTTCATCGTCTTCTATGTGATCCTGTCTGTAATTGCTTCTAAGATTCCCCATCTGTCCAATCCCGGACCGGATGCGACATTTATGGAAGCCATGTATGCCATGATCCCACAGATCGCACTCTACTTCGTAGTAATGGTGGCAAGCTATATCGGAAGCTCCGTGCTCCTCGAAAAGAAGATCAGCTTGTAA
- a CDS encoding alpha/beta hydrolase, protein MKQNVKKKETYIPSSNGRDKLHVIVWIPQGEIKAVLQISHGMIEDMERYDHFARFMAARGILVCGNDHLGHGLTARNKSEMGYMYAYDASKTMAADVHRVTRCIKRAYPDLPYFLMGHSMGSFIARRYICEYAKDPKYPAKVQKNASIDGFICMGTGGHPKCMLKIGEAVAGVESMLRGEKHRSKLLQVLAFGTYLFGIPRMTIMNGEKRKRTVKDWLSRDYVQVDKYMADPMYDYTFTVKGYKTLFKTLEFIQDEDNLANVPKNMPVLFISGSKDPVGHYGLDVKLLYNKYSRYITDDVKCILYKDARHEVINEINNIQAYYDIYNWIDLHTIGV, encoded by the coding sequence ATGAAACAGAACGTAAAGAAAAAAGAGACATATATTCCATCATCCAACGGAAGAGATAAATTACATGTCATTGTCTGGATTCCGCAAGGAGAGATCAAGGCGGTGCTTCAGATCTCTCATGGTATGATAGAGGACATGGAGCGTTATGATCATTTTGCAAGATTTATGGCTGCCAGAGGAATTCTGGTATGTGGAAATGATCATCTGGGGCATGGACTGACAGCCAGAAATAAATCCGAGATGGGTTATATGTATGCTTATGATGCCAGTAAGACGATGGCAGCAGATGTTCATCGTGTGACCAGATGCATAAAAAGGGCATATCCGGATCTTCCGTATTTCCTTATGGGACACAGCATGGGTTCATTTATTGCAAGAAGGTATATATGCGAATATGCAAAAGATCCAAAGTACCCTGCAAAGGTGCAGAAAAATGCCAGCATAGATGGTTTTATCTGTATGGGAACGGGCGGACATCCGAAGTGTATGCTGAAGATCGGAGAGGCAGTAGCCGGAGTGGAGAGTATGCTCCGTGGTGAGAAGCATAGAAGCAAATTGTTGCAGGTGCTTGCATTTGGTACTTACCTTTTCGGTATTCCCAGAATGACGATCATGAACGGTGAGAAACGGAAGCGTACCGTGAAAGACTGGCTGAGCAGAGACTATGTTCAGGTTGACAAATATATGGCAGACCCGATGTATGACTATACCTTTACGGTAAAGGGCTACAAGACGTTATTCAAAACACTGGAATTTATTCAGGATGAGGATAATCTGGCAAATGTGCCAAAGAATATGCCGGTATTATTCATATCAGGAAGCAAAGATCCGGTCGGACACTATGGCCTGGACGTGAAGCTTTTATACAACAAATACAGCAGATATATCACAGATGATGTCAAATGCATCCTGTACAAGGATGCGCGTCACGAAGTCATAAACGAGATCAATAATATTCAGGCATATTACGATATCTATAACTGGATCGACCTGCACACCATAGGGGTGTAG
- a CDS encoding Lrp/AsnC family transcriptional regulator: MDEVDQKILELLEKDARMSLKDIAECVFLSSTAVSTRIERLKEAGVIEGFQVQINPIALGYYTKAFINLEVEPNDKQDFYPFIKNCKNVVECNCVTGDYSMLIEVIFETTMALDLFIGELQRFGKTKTLIAFSTSVEHRNIYWKEENQEPNA, translated from the coding sequence CTGGATGAGGTGGATCAGAAGATTCTGGAACTGTTAGAGAAGGATGCTCGTATGTCTTTAAAGGATATTGCGGAATGTGTTTTTCTGTCATCAACAGCAGTATCTACAAGAATAGAGCGGTTAAAGGAAGCAGGGGTGATCGAGGGCTTTCAGGTACAGATCAATCCGATCGCACTGGGATATTATACAAAAGCATTTATTAATTTAGAGGTAGAGCCGAACGACAAACAGGATTTTTATCCATTTATCAAGAACTGCAAAAATGTTGTGGAATGTAATTGTGTGACCGGTGACTATTCCATGCTGATCGAGGTTATCTTTGAGACAACGATGGCGCTGGATCTGTTTATCGGTGAATTGCAGAGATTTGGAAAAACAAAGACTTTGATCGCATTCTCGACCTCTGTAGAACACAGAAATATCTACTGGAAGGAAGAAAATCAGGAGCCGAATGCATAA